CATATCCTTGCTAAAGAGACTGTGCGCCTTGCTGTACTTTGggttaaaaaatagaaagaTTTATCGCAAACTTTGAATATGGAGTctttaaatgtattttcttCTGCTTTCTTGAGGTCAAATATTTCGCAGTTTACAGAAAaactaaatgtcaaagaattctcggtatttttaaactcagcaaaaaaatctaaatctcaCTATTTGTATCCTGGTCTCtcccagagctctaaatacaattggctgagtgttttaggagccagcaAATCTCttagtgctccttggctcgaccaattctaatttcaatttcaatcctGGTCTCTCACCTACAAACTTCAACTTTTTTAGTAACGAATTGTCTGCTTTTGCTATAAGTTTGATCTTTCGTGCAAGCGGAGGGCTTCTTAATCTAAATGCAAGacctttcaaaaaaaagttgttgttgtagcagcataaacattccccatacttacatacggtgaatgctgctggagtgacagtccttggccggatataaatccgggtcgtttcggtaacgtagaaccgactgtcgtggaaacgcttcaaaaaaaagtaatttctacCGCTTAACAGTTAGTTGGCTTGGCTTTTGGCATTTGTAGTTCTTATTAGACTTAAAGTGAGGTATAATGAAATggaaccatttgtggaacaacaacaagacacacgccacaaatgaaaataattaaggTGGTTTAAATAAGGAAAAGCTGGATTGCACACCGGCTTTGTCAgccttgaaaataattaaacaaaataatgagtTTTTACACCCTTGACATTGTTTTGAAACTAGAGAGAAGGTGCGTTTAGCAGAGGTAACAGAGTGAGTTAATACCACATTTgtagatatatatgtaattattttttttttagaaaggcACTAGATCTTCGCCCAAATGGAGAAAGAAAAAGGGGACGCCCGAGGAGAAGGTGGCTAGAAGATGTGGAAGCTGATCTTAGGAAACTGCGCGTGCAATGTTGGAGGGAAGTGGCTGTAAATCGTGATCGATGGCAAGAAGCTGTGAAgaaagcaatggttcaccaaggactgtgacactaagaagaagaagaagatgtaattattttattatttaatgtcCGTTAGTAAGATTGAGAAAAGTACATGGATATGTGTAAGTTAGTGCAAATGGAAGCCAGAATAGAAGTAATAAAGTTTAGTTGTTTAGTTAGTAGTCAGAGTAGACACAATTTGCGGACAGATTTTTCGACCTATTTACTTACATTGGGGCATCATGTACGGCCTTTGTCAGATTACCAACGCTCTGTTCGACgctttgaaaacttaaaaattaataaaaataatacaattaaattaaattaagtaaaaaacagAAAGCTAAATACATACGAAACTGCATAacaatattcataaaaatatatgaacaaaaaatgtaaacacaaattaaaatatttatatattttaagggtatttcaaaagtgacgcctagatgtcagtagtgaataatttctagacggtacctattttcaatacaaataGTAAAACCTGAGAGCACCTAAATTTgtgcatgttttattttaaaacagcaTCTAGGCGcgccttttgaaataccctttatctATATGTATTATAAAGTTAGCATGGGATAATTAGAGAATTTTCATACAATTGTGACATATGCACTATAACCAgagcaaaaaaaaccaaagacatgtattttgtttttgcttgtggcCCCTACAATATCAAAGCGTATGAACAAAGATCGACAGCTTAGAGTAATAGCCTAGACCGGCGGTGAtgttaatcgggattaacgacTTAAGACGGCATTATCTCAgaaattaagtgcaactaatgcggattAGCATATTCATATTGGCATTGCAGTCCGGAATGGGCTGttgcctcctctacaatacgTCTCCATTCTACTCGGCAGcccgctttcgctctatgttgtgagattCTCATCTTTCGTATATCGTCTTCTACGTCTTGGAACCATCGTCGCCTCGACCTCTTGCTCCTTCAGGATTTGTTTCAAAAACTTCTTTGGTCGCtctttcgctgctcattcttaGGACGTGCCCATACCACGGTAATTTTTGCGACTTTAAAAAACACGTTACATTTCGTCCCGCGAATAAGACACTGAGCTCGTGGTTGTACCGTATACGGTATGTTCCGtcttctattatttttatatttttctgagaatttttctttcaaatcgcatgTTTCACAGCAGTAGGTGAGAATCGatattattatagttttgtacatctgGAGCTTTTGTTCCATTGAtatcaatgaagacttcataCGTTTGATATGGCTAAAGTATGATCTGTTAGTTGCCTGAATACGGTCTAGTATTGATAAGAACGGATCCTTATTTATGCTAAGTACTACGCCTAAGTATTTAAACTCTTGCATGAGCTCAATAATATAACTTCCGATTCTAATGCACCGGTCATTAGAGGATCGTGTCATGTATTTcgtcttttcttaatttatcttGAGACCCGCTGGTCTTGTTGCTTGCACTAGCCGCATGAAAACATTCTGAACAGCCTCCCTATTTCACGCAAGAATCACAATGTCGTCAGCGCATGTGCATATTTGTGTCGATTTATAAAATGCGGATTGACAACTAAACTTAATgctcataatttaagcggattagaggaattttcgatggcaacattgccgaatAATGACAGTcaatatctattgtgaatgaaaaataatgtatctacaaaaacaacaacaataaccactATGTGAgcgttacaaaaaaaatcaaatactgTCAAACATGATCATTGCTCAATGAGAATTCATTGCTTCAAAGATATTGgctcaaaatatcaaataacatAAATTGCCAACTTAATTAAATTgacaatttcaatttataaatttacaacCGAAACAAACTTACACTGAGCTTTCTTTGACATTCTTCAAGCCTTGATTCATATCGTCTGTAATCTCCTTCCACATGGTAATGCCCAATTTGCGCTTCAAATCTGAAGCATGTCGCGTTTTCGATGCCAACACCGTACGCAATGTATTTATTTCCTCTTCAACGCGTGCAAGCTCCtacaaaccaacaaaaaaaacaacaaaattatatttattgatgtacatacatacatacaaaagtaaATATTAGCTTTGTGACTTACTTGGCTCCATTCGGCGTGTTGCCTCTCCTGCTCCTCAACGCTAAGTGCAGCAAACTCGGCAGCTATATCTGCGGATGCAACAGATGCAACTGGAGATGCTGGCTCCGACAGCTTTGAAGTAGTATCTGCATTGTGAAGTGTTTAGAGGTTAGTTTCAAATTTAGTGTCAtattttaacaacttttttttttttcaattttaatgtgGATCAATAATGAAgaaaacatacaaatattttgcctagcataataatgaaaaatgtaatGTAGTAAAACCAATGAAAATAATGTAGATTAAGCAAATTGGTTGAGTTTAAATGGTTCGGACAATCATGCAGCATTACTAAAAATcccattttcacatttatatatgtaagtacctcCTTGGAAGACAACCTCCTCGAATACTCTATCATAAGCTGAGGATCAatttaatttagcaaaaaatatacACAGATAACTCAACTATTTATTGATGCATTTTGAATTTATAggcttataaatataaatatttgtatactcACAAACTTCAAATTTGAACGCAGCAAGGAGAGAAACGAAAGCAgccaaagaaagaaataaatgcgaaatatcgTTAATATGAAATTGCAATAGGTTTGTACATttctatgtattaaaaaattattttttttctttttagcaaatttcttttatttgcagAATGGCTCACTGAGTGAAATTATCTTgagtacaacaacaaataacaagACGGCTTTTGTAAGACAGAATTGGTTTAGTGACCACTAGCGGACCAATCAACTTCGTTTTCAAAAATGCCAACTTACAAAGGAGCACGCACACATATTCATATAGACTATACGctcatgtatgtacgtatgtacagaAAACATACGAAAAGTCACgaataaatcaaaacaaaaacaaaaacaccgtAATTTGGTGAGTGAACTCACTGGTGGTAATAATGAacccagaaaaaataaaacaaaaaaaccaaaaaccaaaaaaaaaaaaacaaaaaacaaaaaaattaaaaaaaaaaccaaaacaagtcggaattttttgttaaattattattattattagttgcgTTTGCGCCGGCGTTGCCTTCGCATAGTTGAATACACCTCagtaaagttattcaaaagctaaattttcttagttttctttatttttatttggcaatatactcgtatataaaagaaaagtaGAAATAGTAACAAACCAAGCATTAAACTACTGCGCACATAGTTTCTTCACGCTTTTGCCGATTCGGTTTGTTACTTTGAGGTGCCAGGaagttttttctttactttcaattaaataatttcagatggtcttttttcaaaaaacggtTCAATTATTTACtgatatttattattagtattaagGAAAGACGAGTGAGAGATCATTTATTGACTGCAGAGCAAAGTACTACACCTTTTTCACAcctatttcagaaaaatcagaaaaaggCAAATGTATTTCAGAAAAACACGAATGAATTTCAGAAAAACACAATGGAATTTCAGAACAACACAATGGAATTTCAGAACAACACAAAtgaatttcagaaaaaacaaatgaatttcagaaatacacaaattaatttcaaaagacACAATGTATTTCAGAAACTCACaaatgaaattcagaaaaacacaAATGACTTTCAAAAGCTCTTAAATGAAATTCAGAGAAGCGCGAATGAAATTCGGAAAGACACAaatgaatttaagaaaaacacaaaagaatttcagaaaaaaacacgaatgtatttcaaaaactcacaaattaatttcagaaaaacacaaatgtaattcagatattccaaaaatatttcagaaaggcgcaaatgaatttcaaaaactaaaaaatggatttcaaaaaaactcacaaatgtattccaaaaattcacaaatgaaTTTCAGAAAAGCGCAATTAAATTTCAGAAACtcacaaataaatttcagaaaaacacaaatgtatgtcagatattccaaaaatatttcagaaaagtgCAATTGATTTGGATAGAAATTTGGATAGCAACACAAAGCTTTAGACAGACTAGAAATTCACAGAATACAACAAACAATGGCATATTTAGAAAAGTGTTACGCGCACTATAAAACACTATAAAACAGATTGATAAATATAAACAACAATAGGggggtacaaccaaaagaggttcaGGAAACTCATAGCCCTCCCTAGGGATAAACTGAGAAAGCTCACGGACATTCTCTCAGGCCATTATCATCTGCATAGGATTGGGATATGGTCCCCTGACTCTTGTTGTTTCTGTGACCAATCCCCAAAAACTCCAACTCACCTGCTCCTTGTACGCAACGCAATAGCGAGAAGAAGGTTGATACATCTCGGCCATTTACAACCAGAAGAAAGGAATATACGCTCAaccccaacccagctctatcttaagttcAATAAGGGAACTCGGTTTGAATGAGGTACTATGATGAGTAGATGACACAAAAGACATTGAGGTCGAATGCAAAACTTCAAATCAAATCTAATCTAAACTAATTAGCATAAAGATAATTATAACTCTGTTAATTTCATTGTCGTAGGAAATTGTAAAAGCATTGAGAACTGCTTCTTCACCTAGTAATTCAAGGGTTCGAACATTTCTATGAGTTTTGAGTGTTAAATTCCTTCTCGCGCTCTGAAAGATGCTGCTTTTAAATATCAGTTCGGGGAAAaggaaatacattatttttgggcaaatggtttaaaactgtgttatggtcgatctttagctcgtGGGCGATGTTACTACTACTAActtgccggtcaacttcgattgaaCAGAAGcggcgaaaccaaaattgcacgtaattaactgttacaccataaacaccattcagcagccacaatttcagcggcctggcttgcatttccccttaatcaaagaaaaactataaaatgtaacgaattttctctttcttgACTTCCATTGCTAACACCCTGTAACGCAGAACTGAATGGAACATACAAAaagagcaaaataatttttttagtgtgaaatgtcatcttgacaacgagcataatttttaaattctttaatcGCTACTTTACAAgacatcgatcactacagcgCTCTACCGagcaaataatggatttcttttttcccaaaactaatattttcagCGATTTAAAGTTGACATGAAAATCAAAAGATGCATACCTTTGGTGTTGTTTGTTTtagtcattgttgttgttgttgttgtggtagcTGATGGAGTGCCAATATTTAAGAACTTCTTGTAATTCTCACTACTCGATATCTTGGCCAAATAAGGCTTGGAGAAATCAATAAACGTCACTTTAACCTCACGCATTGAACGTTTTGTAAAGAAACGCAATCGAAAACGTTTCGCTATCGAAGATGAAGGCAATTGCTTGGCTAATTTTGTTGCTATAAATTCTGTTTCCACAGCCTGAAGCTCAAGCGTGTTCGTATAATCCGAATCTACATCGTAGAAAATTTGATCTAatgttaaatttcttaaatactGTTCAGTCTCGTTGGTCCAATCGTTGGCCAAATCGGCATAATGATCATCCAATTCGGTAGGCTCATCTAGCGATGGAGTTATATTATCCAATTTGGGCAAATATGGATCTTCAATGAATTCCAGACTCACTGGCTCAGAGTCAGTCATTTTGACGACAACGACAAGAACGCCACTGGCAAGCACATGCGGTCAGCAAAGCGTAAAGTGAAATCGTTGTTCTTATTATTAATATGGTAAATAGTTTAGTAGAtttgtaggtacatatgtatgtgtctacGATCGCTCTTTATCATTCATGATCTACTAAGCGCACATAGTGTCAGAACACTAATACTTTCTCTTTTTTCTCAGTTATCGCAGTTGTTGTATCACATGTCATTTTAAGcaagaatacttttttttgttttatttggggCAGTTTGTATACTATGTGGCAATATTTTAACATCTGTAGCGATTGTTTTTCGAAATTATAGTCACTGTAAGCGAATTCCGAAGTTAAGCACAAAATCGAATATGAActgttttactttcatttttgccattttgaaataattatagGTAATATATTGCATTTATCTTGCGTCAAACCAAAGTGATCGCCATCCGCACGCCCCATACACAACAATACGTGCACAATACCAACTTCATTAGTTCGTTATTCGTCCGACGGCAGCTAAAATCTGACTGAGTAACCGCAAATCGTAATAAAAGCCAgtattaaaagatagaaaataaCGAAAATACGAGTAGAAAAGCGTGTGCAAATGCTCCAACAAAGCGAAATAACAATTTATGTCAGCAAATCCAACCGCTCATTTCAGTCGGCCCGCATTTACTAACGCTACTCAGTCCCACTGCCACTCTGGCACTTAGCGCTGGGGAGTACGACGTGagatttatatgtatgtttgtatgtatgttaaccATAACAGCAACTTCACCAAATAGCCGTTTACACAGAACAAGCCACTAACCAATCAGTTGGTTAACACATCAGcaaccaacaataacaacaacaacaacgtaaaCAGAAAACCTATGACTCAGCCATACAACTTAACAACGCCTACAGCAACAGGCAGCCTCTACTAGGACCAGGCATACACACAAAACGATATGTATGCTGGCATAAACAAAACTTCACCAAGCCAACCAAGACAACAAACCAACTAGCAAGACAACTAgcaaaactaacaaaatacgTTAAACCAGAAGAGCGATTATTTAAATCGAAAATATATTGCAGTGTGACAATGCGAAAAATGGGTAAATTATTAATTAgaaatgcaatttattttaataaaatatgtttgttgGACATGCCAAAGGGTGGTGCATCCAGCGTTTGCAATTTCAACTATCGATTGTTTTAACTTTGAGGGCTAAAATATCATCCGTTATGTACCAGACATTCGGTTTGTGTTATATaaggtcaaattcaagataaacaagactgagccaAAATaatgataacttcgagtttatttattcaaaatagtcctctggtttcgatacactgttttgttcGATCTAAAAGCTtctcgaaagagtgtttcaggtgaTTGATCGGAATGTCAGTgtaagccttttggatggcctctacggacgcaaaacgttttcctttgatggccaaatgcaaATTTCCGCGTTGGTAGAAGTCACAGGCAGCCATTTTAGGTAAATATGGTGAGTGGTTGTTGGTTAAAACGCGATTTCTAACCAAAAAAtctgtcacaagagtggatcgatgagatggtggatTACCATGCAagaagcgccagcttcctccttcgtggTATTCAGGGTGAATTCGAAGAAAtcaaacgccaagatagaaaatttcattgacggtttggcccattggcacgaaccaCTTGTGGAAAATTCCCTTACAATCGTAAAACCAAATGagtatcgacttgatttttgacttctctaaacgcaatttttttggggttgctcgtctggggccttccattcggctttttgacgcttagtttcaggttcatgttagaAGCACCACGTTTTATCTTAAGTTACAATGttttaaaggaagttctcgcctttctcgcctctttaatgaagtatttcgaatgttgaattctgagcaatttttggtcctcagttaacttgtgtggaatgaaacgtgcacagaccttttgtaagcccaaatgatcagttaaaatgcgataagtcgatgttttggagatattcaactccgattccatgaatttcaacgatgatttcggtttatttttgataaatttacgaacaatttcgatggagttttcggtgattaccgTTTTTGGGCGGCCCGGCCCGTATATTTTGTCATTTACGTCTTCATAACCaactctgaaacgtgtaaaccactcatgaactctggcacgagataaacaatcatcgccatttacttttttcatcaattcaaatggtTCGGTAACcgttttatcgattttaaaacggaatttgatattagctctttgttcgaaactcatttttgtaccgatgacacaaacatactgacactttagatgcaataacttcgcttccactgaatcgaatgtcaccaagctttcactggaagtcagctatggatgtaacttccaacgcactatctcattaaaaagatggcgccctcaaaaacatttttatgacgccagtcttgtttattttggacttcacctcgtAGTTCTGAGTTACTTTTCTAGTTTATTTCAGAGATTtagttattatattttgatgaaCGGACaagttactatttttatttaagattgctttttttttttgtgagcagCATTCGCAGTGTCATTATCTCGTGCCTACGAAACAggcgtatatattttataataaaaagaaattttagtaaaaaaaaaggtattgtataagtacttatatatgtatcatTGACCTGTAACATTCCTAAATGTcctgaaaaagtttgaaaaaacaataaaaaaatgtcgaaagttcgctaaaagtattcaaaagtACCAACACAATCCAAACCATTAGGGCTATAAAACGCATGGCTTGTCGCTTAAACATGATtaagaaatactaaaaacaGCGGTTGAAGACTTTTTAAACGAAAAATCAGATCTTCAGATGAAGCCCATTTTCACCTCGGCAGTTATGTTGACAAACAGAAGTGTCACATTAGCGGGCCGGAAACTCCACAACTGAttatttggtgtggattttggtcgAACGGTATCACTAGATAATCTTTTCCTCGGGATGTGAGATGCAATTCGCTGCGCGAGGCACGCGAGTTACATACTCTCTTACTTCTAAGAGTAAGATCATTATTTAAGAGAACTTCCGTtgttaagtttaaatattactCTAGCTGTAAGTAAGTTTGTAAGTTTGtaacataaaaattgaaatattagctcttaagttttagttttagtAGACACTTctgtttaaacagttggttttaGTGACTAATAAAgacaattaaaacttaaaaaggaATATTTAAAACGTATTCCGTTAGTCGCGTGGGGCACATTTTAAGTGCAGACCTCTACAGAAGGGGGTAACATAGTCACGTGTCAAATCTCAAATGGTGCGCAGGCCAGAGCATCTCCGAAAGCGGCAACAAACATTGCAAGAGTTGCATTTGACTGATGTCAAGTTCCGAGGAACTCTGGTCTGTAGCTCGGGTATGCTCCGAGAAACCGTAGAGGTTCTATTTGTGGTGCTAAATGGTTGTACCAGTGTATTGCGCGAGGTAGAAGCCGTGGGAGCTAAGGGGGCGAGATGGCGGAAGCAACATATGGCCACAAACCGTTTAGACCACTCCCCATGTGTCTTAAGGTCTaaacaggtcttaaggtggcaccacccgttgcactcaTTACATCTAACCGATGTGGGGTTGGGTTGGAGCCATTTTTGGCAAACGCAGCATAAATAGATCTCGTGTCTAGGGTTAGGCTCAATACCAGCCCTAAGGAGAGGTACTGCATGGAACTGCTCCAGTAAGGTGTGTCTCAGGGtgatgtcctttcacccttgcttttcaatttctataTCTCGAAGCTGATCCAAAAACCAGAGGCATTTTCACTGGTCTCCTATGCTAACGATTATTCGATAATAACGTCCGGacgaaggaggtcaaactgcagtTAAAGATGAAAGTCGATAACACCCCAATATCGACTGTCAActacacaaaaattttcggtGTCTCCTGCTCCGCGTATACAACCGCAATtgtcactaaaaaaaagttgctggcGCCATTAAAGCAATTGGCCGGTCGGTACTAAATTACGCTGCGCCTTATTGGTCGCCTGCTGATTGGTAGTGGACAAATCTCCAGAACTGTCAAAATGCTGCTATCAGGACAGTCACGGGATGCCTCTTGATGTCTCCCCTGCAACACCTTCATAATGAGGTTTCCACGCTTCCAGTCAattaacaaagcaaaacaatttttgtatggGCGTTAGCGT
The sequence above is drawn from the Anastrepha obliqua isolate idAnaObli1 chromosome 4, idAnaObli1_1.0, whole genome shotgun sequence genome and encodes:
- the LOC129245822 gene encoding tumor protein D52 isoform X2, coding for MTDSEPVSLEFIEDPYLPKLDNITPSLDEPTELDDHYADLANDWTNETEQYLRNLTLDQIFYDVDSDYTNTLELQAVETEFIATKLAKQLPSSSIAKRFRLRFFTKRSMREVKVTFIDFSKPYLAKISSSENYKKFLNIGTPSATTTTTTTMTKTNNTKDTTSKLSEPASPVASVASADIAAEFAALSVEEQERQHAEWSQELARVEEEINTLRTVLASKTRHASDLKRKLGITMWKEITDDMNQGLKNVKESSVFQSVEQSVGNLTKAVHDAPIFQRTESVLKSTTEKTASVFGSITSGITSKFSQMKNSESMRSIEEKVGSAYENVKTRVSTSRSGSINSFPDALNENNSSSGLNSPTDSVTK
- the LOC129245822 gene encoding uncharacterized protein LOC129245822 isoform X4; protein product: MTDSEPVSLEFIEDPYLPKLDNITPSLDEPTELDDHYADLANDWTNETEQYLRNLTLDQIFYDVDSDYTNTLELQAVETEFIATKLAKQLPSSSIAKRFRLRFFTKRSMREVKVTFIDFSKPYLAKISSSENYKKFLNIGTPSATTTTTTTMTKTNNTKDTTSKLSEPASPVASVASADIAAEFAALSVEEQERQHAEWSQELARVEEEINTLRTVLASKTRHASDLKRKLGITMWKEITDDMNQGLKNVKESSVFQSVEQSVGNLTKAVHDAPIFQRTESVLKSTTEKTASVFGSITSGITSKFSQMKNSESMRSIEEKVGSAYENVKVSYEHNNFLCQPHAALTRVIQWRL
- the LOC129245822 gene encoding tumor protein D52 isoform X6, with amino-acid sequence MTDSEPVSLEFIEDPYLPKLDNITPSLDEPTELDDHYADLANDWTNETEQYLRNLTLDQIFYDVDSDYTNTLELQAVETEFIATKLAKQLPSSSIAKRFRLRFFTKRSMREVKVTFIDFSKPYLAKISSSENYKKFLNIGTPSATTTTTTTMTKTNNTKDTTSKLSEPASPVASVASADIAAEFAALSVEEQERQHAEWSQELARVEEEINTLRTVLASKTRHASDLKRKLGITMWKEITDDMNQGLKNVKESSVFQSVEQSVGNLTKAVHDAPIFQRTESVLKSTTEKTASVFGSITSGITSKFSQMKNSESMRSIEEKVGSAYENVKALTRVIQWRL
- the LOC129245822 gene encoding tumor protein D52 isoform X8, whose translation is MEDHTTSKLSEPASPVASVASADIAAEFAALSVEEQERQHAEWSQELARVEEEINTLRTVLASKTRHASDLKRKLGITMWKEITDDMNQGLKNVKESSVFQSVEQSVGNLTKAVHDAPIFQRTESVLKSTTEKTASVFGSITSGITSKFSQMKNSESMRSIEEKVGSAYENVKVSYEHNNFLCQPHATRVSTSRSGSINSFPDALNENNSSSGLNSPTDSVTK
- the LOC129245822 gene encoding uncharacterized protein LOC129245822 isoform X1; amino-acid sequence: MTDSEPVSLEFIEDPYLPKLDNITPSLDEPTELDDHYADLANDWTNETEQYLRNLTLDQIFYDVDSDYTNTLELQAVETEFIATKLAKQLPSSSIAKRFRLRFFTKRSMREVKVTFIDFSKPYLAKISSSENYKKFLNIGTPSATTTTTTTMTKTNNTKDTTSKLSEPASPVASVASADIAAEFAALSVEEQERQHAEWSQELARVEEEINTLRTVLASKTRHASDLKRKLGITMWKEITDDMNQGLKNVKESSVFQSVEQSVGNLTKAVHDAPIFQRTESVLKSTTEKTASVFGSITSGITSKFSQMKNSESMRSIEEKVGSAYENVKVSYEHNNFLCQPHATRVSTSRSGSINSFPDALNENNSSSGLNSPTDSVTK
- the LOC129245822 gene encoding tumor protein D52 isoform X7; the protein is MTDSEPVSLEFIEDPYLPKLDNITPSLDEPTELDDHYADLANDWTNETEQYLRNLTLDQIFYDVDSDYTNTLELQAVETEFIATKLAKQLPSSSIAKRFRLRFFTKRSMREVKVTFIDFSKPYLAKISSSENYKKFLNIGTPSATTTTTTTMTKTNNTKDTTSKLSEPASPVASVASADIAAEFAALSVEEQERQHAEWSQELARVEEEINTLRTVLASKTRHASDLKRKLGITMWKEITDDMNQGLKNVKESSVFQRTESVLKSTTEKTASVFGSITSGITSKFSQMKNSESMRSIEEKVGSAYENVKALTRVIQWRL
- the LOC129245822 gene encoding uncharacterized protein LOC129245822 isoform X3, with the protein product MTDSEPVSLEFIEDPYLPKLDNITPSLDEPTELDDHYADLANDWTNETEQYLRNLTLDQIFYDVDSDYTNTLELQAVETEFIATKLAKQLPSSSIAKRFRLRFFTKRSMREVKVTFIDFSKPYLAKISSSENYKKFLNIGTPSATTTTTTTMTKTNNTKDTTSKLSEPASPVASVASADIAAEFAALSVEEQERQHAEWSQELARVEEEINTLRTVLASKTRHASDLKRKLGITMWKEITDDMNQGLKNVKESSVFQRTESVLKSTTEKTASVFGSITSGITSKFSQMKNSESMRSIEEKVGSAYENVKVSYEHNNFLCQPHATRVSTSRSGSINSFPDALNENNSSSGLNSPTDSVTK
- the LOC129245822 gene encoding tumor protein D52 isoform X5 — translated: MTDSEPVSLEFIEDPYLPKLDNITPSLDEPTELDDHYADLANDWTNETEQYLRNLTLDQIFYDVDSDYTNTLELQAVETEFIATKLAKQLPSSSIAKRFRLRFFTKRSMREVKVTFIDFSKPYLAKISSSENYKKFLNIGTPSATTTTTTTMTKTNNTKDTTSKLSEPASPVASVASADIAAEFAALSVEEQERQHAEWSQELARVEEEINTLRTVLASKTRHASDLKRKLGITMWKEITDDMNQGLKNVKESSVFQRTESVLKSTTEKTASVFGSITSGITSKFSQMKNSESMRSIEEKVGSAYENVKTRVSTSRSGSINSFPDALNENNSSSGLNSPTDSVTK